A single region of the Alteriqipengyuania flavescens genome encodes:
- a CDS encoding tryptophan halogenase family protein: MPISKIVIVGGGTAGWMAAAALSKTKEGESARPDRPLDITLVESEAIGTVGVGEATIPPFVDFNTLLGVDEAEVMAAVGGTFKLGIQFSNWGQVGQSYLHPFGQYGYEVDGVAFHQIWQMMREHGDKRPIQVFSPETMAAYFNRFAKSEMLPQRGDLPSINYAYHLDAGRYARFLRDFAEKRGVVRKEGKVADVALEGESGFVSTVKLEDGTSIEGDLFVDCSGFRGLLIEQALETGYEEWTHWLPCDRAVALPSNRPGPPLPYTKATAHSAGWQWQVPLQHRNGNGHVYCSKYMEADEALDILLANIEGEPAADPNHLRFVTGRRKKFWNRNVVALGLSAGFMEPLESTSIHLINTGINKLMALLSLDGVDQAQEDAFNRLTAKEYARIRDFLILHYKATSRTDSDFWNYCRTMDIPHTLEEKIALFRANGQIFREEDELFTATSWVAVMMGQGIEPGGTNAMAYSLGRDVLKTEIDGIEQSIRYLVNAMPPHEQFVEKYCPAT, from the coding sequence ATGCCCATTTCGAAAATCGTGATCGTCGGCGGCGGCACCGCCGGGTGGATGGCGGCCGCAGCCTTGTCAAAAACCAAGGAAGGGGAGAGCGCACGCCCCGATCGCCCGCTCGACATCACCTTGGTCGAATCCGAAGCCATCGGCACCGTCGGCGTGGGCGAAGCGACGATCCCGCCCTTCGTCGATTTCAACACGCTGCTGGGCGTGGACGAGGCCGAAGTCATGGCCGCGGTCGGCGGCACGTTCAAACTGGGCATCCAGTTTTCCAACTGGGGCCAGGTCGGGCAGAGCTACCTCCACCCTTTCGGGCAATACGGCTACGAAGTGGACGGCGTCGCCTTCCACCAGATTTGGCAGATGATGCGCGAGCACGGCGACAAGCGACCGATCCAGGTCTTCAGCCCGGAGACGATGGCGGCCTATTTCAACCGCTTCGCCAAGTCCGAAATGCTGCCCCAGCGCGGCGACTTGCCGAGCATCAATTACGCTTATCACCTCGATGCCGGACGCTATGCCAGGTTCCTGCGCGACTTTGCGGAAAAGCGGGGCGTCGTGCGCAAGGAAGGCAAGGTTGCCGATGTCGCTCTGGAAGGGGAAAGCGGCTTCGTCAGTACGGTGAAGCTGGAAGACGGCACCTCGATCGAAGGCGACCTGTTCGTCGATTGCTCCGGCTTTCGCGGGCTGTTGATCGAGCAGGCGCTGGAAACGGGCTACGAAGAATGGACCCATTGGCTGCCGTGCGACCGCGCCGTGGCGCTGCCGTCCAACCGTCCCGGACCGCCGCTGCCCTATACCAAGGCGACCGCGCATTCGGCGGGCTGGCAATGGCAGGTCCCGCTGCAGCACCGCAACGGCAACGGCCATGTCTATTGTTCGAAATACATGGAAGCGGACGAGGCGCTCGACATCCTCCTCGCCAATATCGAAGGCGAACCCGCCGCCGATCCCAACCACCTGCGCTTCGTCACCGGGCGCCGCAAGAAGTTCTGGAACCGCAACGTGGTGGCGCTGGGCCTGTCGGCAGGCTTCATGGAGCCGCTGGAATCGACCTCCATCCACCTCATCAACACCGGCATCAACAAGCTGATGGCCCTGCTGTCGCTGGACGGAGTGGACCAGGCGCAAGAGGATGCCTTCAACCGCCTGACAGCGAAGGAATACGCGCGGATCCGCGACTTCCTGATCCTGCATTACAAGGCGACCAGCCGGACCGACAGCGACTTCTGGAACTATTGCCGGACGATGGACATCCCCCACACGCTGGAAGAAAAGATCGCCCTGTTCAGGGCGAACGGGCAGATTTTCCGCGAGGAGGACGAGCTGTTCACCGCGACCAGCTGGGTGGCAGTGATGATGGGGCAGGGGATCGAACCCGGCGGGACGAACGCCATGGCCTATTCACTTGGCCGCGATGTGCTGAAGACGGAGATCGACGGCATCGAGCAATCGATCCGCTACCTCGTCAACGCCATGCCGCCGCACGAGCAGTTCGTGGAGAAATACTGCCCCGCGACCTAG
- a CDS encoding TonB-dependent receptor domain-containing protein: protein MTRPSVFARRLSALLLVGTAMTVPALAAAQDAGAAPALPPTDTAETPEVGQDPAQDPAATQDETLQDEDISIPGGGIIVVTGDAIQNVERSSTQVVNVLSSEDIARTGEGDIAGALGRVTGLSVQGNGNVFVRGLGDRYSLALLNGLPLPSPQPLSRVVPLDIFPTNIVASSLVQKTYSANFPGEFGGGVINLTTRAIPDESFLTLSAGISGDTETTFSNGLAYYGSDTDWTGFDDGTRDTPPALQAFLDSGARISDTDVDQTAILKQLGNPNLVLLQRIGEQRPNFSGGITGGTAFDIGSDARLGVVATASIKNGLQNRVALKQSAINADLDLDSEFVDFITDNRVLVNGLLGFGLELGEHRFRWTNLYIRDTLKQSSLSQGEDFQSGFSKIRQENGWFERELLDTQFVGELEFDDLSVDLRAGYARTQREAPYEYSFEYVRTNIANDPNGDRFINVLDRQRGNASVVFSDLEEDLYYGGLDVSYPVTDWLAVTVGGAYTDTDRFSTRREFLIDANTDFPDGVGALRPDLLLGDAVVEYFDFGLIETTQADPAFAAGLEIKAAYAKAQIFPVFGVTIDVGVRYEDAIQTVDPVEVFATPTNSASSTLLENDYFLPGATITWEATDQLQFRLSGSKTIARPQFRELIFQTYYDPDTNRQFNGNPLLVDSQLVNAEARAEYYFDRDNRVSLAGFYKDIDNPIEAYSSFSDNEQITSFANAPQAELYGAELELQLKRSLDTLGGSFFETKDAVLVANYTYTDSAIAVADGDVTQIFPRGAQPASNFFFDGVPLTGQSDHLVNVQFGFEDWDKLQQLTLLLAYASKRVTSRGTSGLPDILEDPGLRVDIVGRQGLTLFGVETELKAEARNIFGRGKFEYQATDTNRIEINSYDRGTSFSLSISANF from the coding sequence ATGACACGTCCCAGCGTTTTCGCGCGCCGCCTGTCCGCCCTGTTGCTGGTCGGGACCGCCATGACCGTGCCGGCACTTGCCGCCGCCCAGGATGCAGGCGCCGCGCCGGCCTTGCCGCCCACCGATACCGCGGAAACGCCCGAGGTCGGGCAGGATCCTGCGCAGGATCCGGCCGCAACGCAGGACGAAACGCTGCAGGACGAGGATATCTCGATCCCCGGCGGCGGCATAATCGTGGTCACCGGCGACGCAATCCAGAATGTTGAGCGCAGCTCGACCCAGGTGGTCAACGTGCTGTCTTCCGAAGACATCGCCCGTACCGGGGAAGGGGACATCGCCGGCGCGCTGGGCCGCGTGACCGGCCTGTCGGTGCAGGGCAACGGCAATGTGTTCGTGCGCGGCCTCGGCGATCGCTATTCCCTCGCCTTGCTCAATGGCCTGCCGCTGCCGAGCCCGCAGCCGCTCAGCCGCGTGGTCCCGCTCGATATCTTCCCGACCAATATCGTCGCTTCCAGCCTGGTGCAGAAGACCTATTCGGCCAACTTCCCGGGCGAATTCGGCGGAGGCGTGATCAACCTCACGACCCGCGCCATTCCCGATGAAAGCTTCCTGACCCTGTCCGCCGGCATCAGCGGCGATACGGAGACGACCTTTTCCAACGGGCTCGCCTACTATGGCTCCGATACCGACTGGACCGGCTTCGACGACGGTACGCGCGACACGCCGCCCGCCTTGCAGGCTTTCCTCGACAGCGGGGCGCGCATTTCCGACACGGACGTGGACCAGACTGCGATCCTGAAGCAGTTGGGCAATCCGAACCTCGTGCTGCTGCAGCGCATCGGCGAGCAGCGCCCCAATTTCTCCGGCGGGATTACCGGCGGTACGGCATTCGACATCGGCAGCGATGCGCGCCTCGGCGTGGTCGCCACAGCCTCGATCAAGAACGGCCTGCAGAACCGCGTTGCCCTGAAGCAGAGCGCGATCAACGCGGACCTCGACCTCGACAGCGAATTCGTCGACTTCATCACCGACAACCGCGTCCTCGTGAACGGCCTGCTCGGTTTCGGGCTGGAGCTGGGCGAGCACCGGTTCCGCTGGACCAACCTCTATATCCGCGACACGCTGAAGCAGTCGTCGCTGTCCCAGGGCGAGGATTTCCAGTCGGGCTTCTCCAAGATCCGCCAGGAAAACGGCTGGTTCGAGCGGGAGCTGCTCGACACGCAATTCGTGGGCGAGCTGGAGTTCGACGACCTGTCGGTTGACCTGCGCGCCGGATATGCCCGGACCCAGCGCGAGGCGCCGTACGAATACTCCTTCGAATACGTCCGCACAAACATCGCCAACGATCCCAACGGCGACCGCTTCATAAACGTGCTGGACCGCCAGCGCGGCAATGCCTCGGTCGTGTTTTCGGACCTAGAGGAAGACCTGTATTACGGCGGCCTCGACGTCAGCTACCCGGTCACGGACTGGCTCGCGGTGACGGTGGGCGGCGCCTACACGGACACGGACCGTTTCTCGACGCGGCGCGAATTCCTGATCGATGCAAACACCGACTTCCCCGACGGCGTCGGCGCACTGCGACCCGACCTGCTGCTGGGCGATGCGGTTGTCGAATATTTCGACTTCGGCCTCATCGAAACCACGCAGGCCGACCCGGCCTTTGCAGCAGGGCTCGAAATCAAGGCCGCATATGCCAAGGCGCAGATCTTCCCGGTATTCGGCGTGACCATCGATGTCGGCGTGCGTTACGAGGATGCGATCCAGACGGTCGACCCGGTGGAAGTGTTCGCCACGCCGACCAATTCAGCCAGTTCGACGCTGCTGGAAAACGACTATTTCCTGCCGGGCGCGACCATCACGTGGGAAGCGACCGACCAGCTGCAGTTCCGTCTGAGCGGATCGAAGACGATCGCCCGGCCGCAGTTCCGCGAGCTGATCTTCCAGACCTATTACGATCCCGACACGAACCGCCAGTTCAACGGCAACCCGCTGCTGGTCGACAGCCAGCTGGTCAACGCCGAGGCACGCGCCGAATATTACTTCGACCGCGACAATCGCGTGTCGCTGGCAGGCTTCTACAAGGACATCGACAATCCGATCGAGGCCTATTCCAGCTTTTCCGACAACGAGCAGATCACCAGCTTCGCCAACGCCCCGCAGGCCGAACTCTACGGCGCCGAGCTGGAACTGCAGCTTAAGCGCAGCCTCGATACGCTGGGCGGCAGTTTCTTCGAGACCAAGGACGCGGTGCTGGTGGCGAACTACACCTACACCGATTCCGCGATCGCCGTTGCCGATGGCGACGTGACGCAAATCTTCCCCCGCGGCGCGCAGCCGGCGAGCAATTTCTTCTTCGACGGCGTGCCGCTGACGGGCCAGTCCGACCATCTCGTGAACGTTCAGTTCGGTTTCGAGGACTGGGACAAGTTGCAGCAGCTGACCCTGCTTCTTGCCTATGCCAGCAAGCGGGTGACCAGCCGCGGGACCAGCGGGCTGCCAGACATCCTCGAAGACCCGGGCCTGCGCGTCGACATCGTCGGTCGCCAGGGGCTGACCTTGTTCGGCGTCGAGACGGAGCTGAAAGCGGAGGCGCGCAACATTTTCGGGCGCGGCAAGTTCGAATACCAGGCAACCGACACGAACCGCATCGAGATCAACAGCTACGACCGCGGGACCAGCTTCTCGCTGTCGATCTCCGCTAATTTCTAA
- a CDS encoding response regulator transcription factor has translation MHTINILTTRAELAQAESYTDDERVIRFGRIDPANPIHPIDGTCWIFIEWLLPQFSGLEFCQALRADPRWADSHISIILDEATAEDRKRCMRAGADGYVTEPVTRQSLLDRVLTVTSSAAPAALQSHIIAGHFALYPAAMQARWKKQLVRLSPSEFRLLHFFIENPNRLHSRQDLIAGLGRTGEPVDERTVDAWISRLRRSLKDVGAAGLLRTVRSRGYLLEIE, from the coding sequence ATGCACACGATCAATATCCTCACGACGCGCGCGGAACTGGCGCAGGCGGAAAGCTACACCGATGACGAGCGCGTCATTCGCTTCGGCAGGATCGATCCGGCTAATCCGATCCATCCGATCGACGGAACGTGCTGGATCTTCATCGAATGGCTATTGCCGCAATTCTCCGGCCTGGAATTCTGCCAGGCGCTGCGTGCGGACCCGCGCTGGGCCGACAGCCACATCTCGATAATCCTCGATGAAGCCACCGCGGAGGACCGCAAGCGCTGCATGCGCGCCGGGGCCGATGGTTATGTGACGGAGCCCGTGACCCGCCAGAGCCTGCTCGACCGCGTGCTGACCGTAACAAGCTCCGCCGCGCCGGCAGCCCTCCAATCGCATATCATCGCCGGCCACTTCGCGCTTTACCCTGCGGCGATGCAGGCGCGCTGGAAGAAGCAGCTCGTCAGGCTCAGCCCCAGTGAATTCCGCCTGCTGCATTTCTTCATCGAAAACCCCAACCGCCTCCATTCGCGGCAGGACCTCATCGCGGGCCTCGGCCGCACGGGCGAGCCGGTGGACGAGCGCACGGTCGATGCGTGGATCAGCCGCCTGCGCCGCTCCTTGAAGGATGTCGGTGCGGCCGGCCTGCTGAGAACCGTCCGCTCGCGCGGCTACCTGCTCGAAATCGAGTAG
- a CDS encoding MBL fold metallo-hydrolase produces MKVTILGCGTSTGVPRLGNDWGSCDPANPKNRRSRVSITLESKAGSRILVDTSTDLRQQMLDNGIDRLDAVFWTHDHADHCHGIDDLRPLRFGRGGPLAGYASSLTAERLTRRFDYVFEGQHGYPTIVNLQTLDRLRMAAGFGVEWCQMAHGPTESTGFRFDCDGKSVVYAVDFSTISKQMVETFKGADLLVCDCLRREKHPTHANLAMALDLAKRTAARQTVLTHLDSSMDYDAVSRETPANVHVGYDGMEIAL; encoded by the coding sequence GTGAAGGTCACGATCCTCGGTTGCGGGACTTCGACCGGGGTACCGCGCCTCGGCAACGACTGGGGCAGCTGCGATCCGGCCAATCCGAAGAATCGCCGTAGCCGGGTATCCATTACACTGGAGAGCAAGGCGGGCTCGCGGATCCTCGTCGATACATCGACCGACCTGCGCCAGCAGATGCTCGACAATGGTATCGACCGGCTCGACGCGGTATTCTGGACCCACGACCACGCGGACCATTGCCACGGTATCGACGACCTGCGGCCGCTCCGCTTCGGACGCGGCGGGCCGCTTGCCGGCTATGCATCTTCGCTGACCGCAGAGAGACTTACGCGGCGTTTCGACTACGTGTTCGAAGGCCAGCACGGCTACCCGACCATCGTCAACCTCCAGACGCTGGACCGGCTGCGCATGGCTGCCGGTTTCGGCGTGGAATGGTGCCAGATGGCGCACGGGCCAACAGAGAGCACCGGTTTCCGCTTCGATTGTGACGGGAAATCGGTGGTTTACGCCGTGGATTTCAGCACGATTTCGAAGCAAATGGTCGAAACCTTCAAAGGCGCCGACCTGCTGGTTTGCGATTGCCTGCGCCGGGAAAAGCATCCGACGCACGCCAACCTTGCCATGGCGCTCGATCTGGCCAAGCGGACGGCTGCGCGGCAGACGGTGTTGACGCATCTCGACAGTTCGATGGATTACGATGCCGTCTCGCGGGAAACGCCCGCAAACGTGCACGTCGGATATGACGGGATGGAGATCGCGCTGTGA
- a CDS encoding TatD family hydrolase, with the protein MLVDSHCHLEYEGLVENQQDVLDRARAAGVGAFLNISTRLSEWDRVVGTARREKDVWASIGIHPHEADAHEDLGAEKLRAATDDARVIAIGETGLDYYYDKSDRRVQQDLFRMHIGVARDVQLPVIIHTRDAEEDTARILREEMEKGAFPALIHCFTASSDFADIVLELGLYISISGIVTFKNARELQEVAARVPADRLLVETDSPFLAPVPHRGKTCEPAFVRNTAEFVADLRGVAPDELAATTTANFYRLFAKATA; encoded by the coding sequence ATGCTGGTCGATAGCCATTGCCACCTCGAATACGAAGGGTTGGTCGAGAACCAGCAGGATGTGCTGGACCGCGCGCGCGCAGCAGGGGTGGGCGCCTTTCTCAACATCTCCACGCGCCTGAGCGAATGGGACCGCGTCGTCGGCACGGCCCGGCGCGAGAAGGACGTATGGGCCAGCATCGGCATCCACCCGCACGAGGCCGACGCGCATGAAGACCTCGGCGCGGAGAAATTGCGCGCAGCGACCGACGATGCGCGCGTGATCGCCATCGGCGAGACTGGGCTAGATTATTATTACGACAAATCGGACAGACGCGTGCAGCAGGACCTGTTCCGCATGCACATCGGCGTGGCCCGCGATGTGCAGCTGCCCGTCATCATCCATACGCGCGATGCGGAGGAAGACACGGCGCGGATCCTTCGCGAGGAGATGGAGAAGGGCGCTTTTCCCGCGCTGATCCACTGCTTCACGGCATCGTCGGACTTTGCCGATATCGTCCTCGAGCTTGGCCTTTATATCTCGATCTCCGGCATCGTGACGTTCAAGAACGCCAGGGAACTGCAGGAAGTCGCCGCGCGCGTGCCGGCCGACCGGCTGCTCGTGGAAACCGACAGCCCGTTCCTTGCGCCGGTGCCGCACCGGGGAAAGACCTGCGAGCCTGCCTTCGTCCGCAACACCGCGGAATTCGTCGCCGATCTGCGCGGCGTCGCGCCCGACGAATTGGCAGCGACGACCACAGCAAACTTCTATCGCCTGTTTGCCAAGGCGACTGCGTGA
- the metG gene encoding methionine--tRNA ligase: protein MAQPFYITTAISYPNGRPHIGHAYEAIAADVIARFQRQMGREVRFQTGTDEHGLKMARKAEEQGITPRELADEMSGYFREMCDGLNVRYDRFIRTVDEDHHRASQAIWQAMEAKGDLYLDRYEGWYSVRDEAYYDEKELTAGEGGEKLSPQGTPVEWTVEESWFFRLSKYQDKLLELLQKPGFLEPESRRNEMVAFVSGGLKDLSVSRTSFDWGVGVPGSDEHVMYVWVDALTNYVTGLGYPDKTDLWETFWPADLHLIGKDIVRFHTIYWPAFLMSADIPLPKKVFGHGFLLNRGQKESKSLGNVTDPMALAEQFGVDTLRYFLLREVHFGQDGSYSPEAIVTRANAELANSFGNLVQRTLSMIVKNMDGVLERFERAPEDGKLLGDVNRACAKTLPEEFEKLNFSVGIEAWMQAVYACNQYVDEQAPWTLKKTDPERMKAVLQTLFIAIRDLAIAIQPVVPEKAAAILDQLGIGAEARSFADLANAAWFDRLVESGFPVAKPTPAFPRLELPAQEDA, encoded by the coding sequence ATGGCCCAGCCATTCTACATCACCACCGCGATTTCCTATCCCAATGGGCGGCCGCATATCGGCCATGCCTACGAGGCCATTGCCGCCGATGTCATCGCCCGCTTCCAGCGGCAGATGGGGCGCGAGGTTCGCTTCCAGACCGGCACCGACGAGCACGGGCTGAAGATGGCGCGCAAGGCGGAGGAGCAGGGTATCACTCCGCGCGAGCTGGCGGACGAAATGTCCGGCTATTTCCGCGAGATGTGCGACGGACTTAACGTGCGTTACGACCGCTTCATCCGCACGGTGGACGAAGATCACCACCGCGCCAGCCAGGCGATCTGGCAGGCGATGGAAGCCAAGGGCGATCTCTATCTCGACCGCTACGAAGGCTGGTACTCCGTTCGCGACGAAGCCTATTACGACGAGAAGGAGCTGACCGCAGGGGAGGGGGGCGAAAAACTCTCCCCGCAAGGCACGCCGGTCGAATGGACGGTCGAGGAAAGCTGGTTCTTCCGCTTGTCCAAATACCAGGACAAGTTGCTCGAATTGCTGCAGAAACCCGGCTTTCTCGAACCGGAAAGCCGGCGCAACGAGATGGTCGCATTCGTTTCCGGCGGGTTGAAGGACCTGTCGGTCAGCCGCACCAGCTTCGACTGGGGCGTGGGCGTGCCGGGCAGCGACGAGCACGTGATGTATGTGTGGGTCGATGCGCTGACGAACTACGTCACCGGCCTCGGCTATCCCGACAAGACCGATCTGTGGGAGACTTTCTGGCCGGCCGATCTGCACCTGATCGGCAAGGACATCGTCCGCTTCCACACGATCTACTGGCCGGCTTTCCTGATGAGCGCGGACATCCCGCTGCCCAAAAAGGTTTTCGGCCACGGTTTCCTGCTCAATCGCGGGCAAAAGGAATCGAAGTCGCTCGGCAACGTGACCGACCCGATGGCGCTGGCCGAGCAGTTCGGCGTCGACACGCTGCGCTATTTCCTGCTGCGCGAAGTGCATTTCGGGCAGGACGGCAGCTATTCGCCCGAAGCCATCGTCACGCGCGCCAACGCGGAACTGGCCAACAGTTTCGGCAACCTGGTGCAGCGCACGCTTTCGATGATCGTCAAGAACATGGACGGCGTGCTGGAACGGTTCGAACGTGCCCCCGAGGACGGGAAACTGCTTGGCGACGTCAATCGAGCCTGCGCGAAGACCTTGCCGGAAGAGTTTGAAAAGCTGAACTTCTCGGTCGGAATCGAGGCGTGGATGCAGGCGGTTTATGCTTGCAACCAGTATGTCGACGAGCAAGCCCCGTGGACGCTCAAAAAGACCGATCCGGAGCGGATGAAGGCCGTGCTGCAGACGCTCTTCATCGCCATCCGCGACCTCGCGATCGCCATCCAACCGGTCGTGCCGGAAAAGGCCGCGGCGATCCTCGACCAGCTCGGCATCGGCGCGGAAGCGCGATCCTTTGCCGACCTGGCGAATGCGGCATGGTTCGATCGCCTGGTCGAAAGCGGCTTTCCCGTGGCGAAACCCACGCCCGCATTCCCGCGGCTTGAACTGCCGGCGCAGGAGGATGCGTGA
- a CDS encoding DNA polymerase III subunit delta', whose product MSAARHPEAWSQWQAALGGARLHHAWLLAGPQGLGKGSFADEAARALVGAESDGAHPDILPLTHLPKDDKEQKKKDDGKPFELKRNITIDQVRAVQRRITTRPTLGERRAIIVEPADDMERGAANALLKSLEEPPAGTYFLLVSHRPGRLLPTIRSRCRTLRFAPLEDDAVARLVAEMAPDADRSVRDAAVAAAAGSPGAAERFIALDLAPLHAIMVRLLSDPDPQLILRGQLAAAMGQRPTRERQLAAIDLARSVLAGAMRETGPADLGKLANAYAAVVRLGEQVPTYNFDPGLLVMEIGSLLASAAADREAA is encoded by the coding sequence ATGAGCGCCGCGCGCCATCCGGAAGCCTGGTCACAATGGCAGGCCGCGCTGGGCGGGGCGCGGCTGCACCATGCATGGCTGCTCGCCGGGCCGCAGGGTCTCGGCAAGGGAAGCTTCGCCGATGAAGCCGCCCGGGCGCTGGTGGGCGCAGAAAGCGACGGCGCGCATCCCGACATCCTCCCCCTCACCCACCTGCCCAAGGACGACAAGGAGCAGAAGAAGAAGGACGACGGCAAGCCGTTCGAGCTCAAGCGCAACATCACGATCGACCAGGTCCGCGCAGTCCAGCGCCGCATCACGACCCGGCCTACGCTGGGCGAACGCCGCGCAATCATCGTGGAGCCGGCGGACGACATGGAGCGCGGCGCTGCCAACGCCTTGCTCAAGAGCCTGGAGGAACCGCCCGCCGGGACCTATTTCCTGCTCGTTTCCCATCGGCCCGGCCGCCTGCTGCCGACGATCCGCTCGCGCTGCCGCACCCTGCGCTTCGCCCCGCTCGAAGACGATGCCGTGGCGCGGCTCGTTGCCGAAATGGCGCCCGACGCCGACCGCTCCGTGCGTGACGCAGCGGTGGCAGCCGCGGCCGGCTCTCCCGGAGCGGCGGAGCGCTTCATCGCGCTCGACCTCGCCCCGCTCCACGCCATCATGGTCCGCCTGCTGTCCGATCCGGACCCGCAGCTGATCCTGCGCGGACAACTTGCGGCCGCCATGGGACAGCGACCGACGCGCGAGCGACAGCTGGCGGCCATCGACCTTGCGCGCAGCGTGCTGGCCGGCGCCATGCGCGAAACCGGGCCCGCAGATCTCGGAAAGCTGGCCAATGCCTATGCCGCGGTCGTCCGCCTCGGGGAGCAAGTGCCGACCTACAATTTCGATCCCGGCCTGCTGGTGATGGAAATCGGCAGCTTGCTCGCATCGGCGGCGGCGGATAGGGAAGCGGCCTGA
- the tmk gene encoding dTMP kinase yields the protein MIRGVFIAFEGGEGAGKSTQARLLAESLAARGIAAELTREPGGTPGAEAIRDLLLDPAGAGWEPRAETLLFAAARSDHVERRIRPALEAGRWVICDRFIDSTRAYQGGGGGLSDGDIMALHEVGSGGLLPDLTVLLSLPAGDAAPRLAARDVDGSDRIGGREMEYHARVAARFAQIAADEPERFAVIDGSGSADTVHGRILQIVEPLLEARA from the coding sequence GTGATCCGCGGCGTATTCATCGCATTCGAAGGCGGGGAAGGGGCGGGCAAGTCTACGCAGGCGCGCCTCCTCGCCGAATCCCTCGCCGCGCGGGGCATAGCGGCGGAACTGACCCGCGAACCGGGCGGGACGCCGGGTGCGGAGGCGATCCGCGACCTGCTACTCGATCCCGCCGGGGCAGGCTGGGAACCGCGCGCGGAGACGCTGCTGTTTGCCGCCGCCCGCTCCGACCATGTCGAACGCCGCATTCGTCCCGCGCTCGAGGCCGGGCGCTGGGTCATCTGCGACCGCTTCATCGATTCCACCCGCGCCTACCAGGGCGGCGGAGGCGGGCTGTCCGACGGCGACATCATGGCCCTGCACGAAGTCGGCAGCGGCGGCCTGTTGCCCGATCTCACCGTTTTGCTCTCGCTCCCGGCAGGCGACGCGGCCCCGCGGCTCGCCGCACGCGACGTCGACGGCAGCGACCGTATCGGCGGGCGCGAAATGGAATATCACGCGCGGGTGGCTGCCCGCTTCGCGCAGATCGCCGCGGACGAGCCGGAGCGCTTTGCCGTCATCGACGGCAGCGGCAGCGCGGACACCGTGCATGGCCGGATCCTGCAAATAGTCGAGCCTTTGCTGGAAGCCCGCGCATGA
- a CDS encoding D-alanyl-D-alanine carboxypeptidase family protein, whose translation MGDPASPGELPVSASAEEVPIVLLLDVSTNQTLAARNADRRFIPASITKVMTAYVAFEKLAAKQMDLRQRVVVNADIAEEWGGVGSTMFLEVGDVATVEELLRGITAVSANDGAIVLATHGAGSVDKWVAEMNAAARKLGMRNSHFGTPNGWMDGGATFTTARDLAILARAITTQHPALYNHFFGREGFSFNGIAQANHDPLVGKVEGADGIKTGYTNEAGYGFLGSAMRDGRRLVVVTAAAPTGRGRNKAAIELVEWGFDAFSTKRLFAKDTLVGAAEVQNGASATVDLLADQQIHASLPRGTAAGDVSLSIKYLGPIPAPIAKGEEIAELEVSIAGHGSHRIPLVAAEDVAEAGFWTRLWNGVRGIVT comes from the coding sequence GTGGGCGACCCGGCATCGCCGGGCGAGCTTCCGGTCAGCGCCTCCGCAGAGGAAGTGCCGATCGTCCTCCTGCTCGACGTGTCGACCAACCAGACGCTGGCGGCCCGCAACGCTGACCGGCGCTTCATCCCGGCCTCTATCACCAAGGTGATGACCGCTTATGTCGCGTTCGAGAAGCTCGCGGCGAAGCAGATGGACCTGCGCCAAAGAGTGGTGGTGAACGCCGACATTGCCGAGGAATGGGGCGGGGTAGGCTCCACCATGTTCCTCGAAGTCGGCGACGTGGCCACGGTGGAGGAACTGCTGCGCGGGATTACAGCAGTCTCCGCCAACGACGGCGCCATCGTGCTGGCCACGCACGGGGCTGGCTCGGTCGACAAATGGGTCGCGGAGATGAACGCCGCCGCGCGCAAGCTGGGTATGCGCAACAGCCATTTCGGCACGCCCAACGGCTGGATGGATGGCGGCGCGACATTCACCACGGCGCGCGATCTCGCCATCCTCGCCAGGGCGATCACGACACAGCATCCGGCGCTCTACAACCACTTCTTCGGCCGAGAAGGCTTCTCTTTCAACGGCATTGCGCAAGCCAATCACGATCCCCTCGTCGGCAAGGTCGAAGGTGCGGATGGGATCAAGACCGGCTACACCAACGAGGCTGGGTACGGCTTCCTCGGTTCCGCCATGCGGGACGGGCGCCGGCTCGTGGTGGTTACGGCGGCAGCGCCCACAGGCCGCGGGCGTAACAAGGCCGCGATCGAGCTGGTGGAATGGGGCTTCGATGCGTTTTCCACGAAGCGCCTGTTCGCCAAGGACACCTTGGTGGGCGCTGCAGAGGTCCAGAACGGGGCGAGTGCCACAGTCGACCTGTTGGCCGACCAGCAGATCCACGCCTCCCTGCCGCGGGGCACAGCCGCCGGCGACGTGTCGCTATCGATCAAGTATCTTGGCCCGATTCCGGCTCCGATCGCCAAGGGCGAGGAAATCGCCGAGCTGGAAGTCAGCATTGCCGGGCACGGCAGCCACCGCATCCCGCTCGTCGCAGCGGAAGACGTGGCGGAGGCCGGCTTCTGGACACGGCTGTGGAACGGCGTGCGGGGCATCGTCACGTGA